From the Glycine max cultivar Williams 82 chromosome 11, Glycine_max_v4.0, whole genome shotgun sequence genome, the window tgtcATAATAATAAGAGGTTATGAAAAGATGAGtataacagtttttttttttaaaaaaaaaacttgatgaaAAATAGTACTATAAAATTTGGCACTAATTTTTCATTTCCTGGTTGGGAATTCGGCTGTTTGGGCACCACACCACCGTATTAACAGCTTCTATCTCTTAATCAAGAAGTTTAGAATGTTAATAACAGAATATCTTATATATGCACTTACAATTCTGACGaaaatttgttattgttttccaTGAATACAATTTCATATGAATATCATAGGAAAAAAAACCCACCATTGGTAACCATTAAAATTcatttggaaattaaaaaaaaaataaaataatatcgcGAGAAGGATTGCCCCAAATgcaaaaatacatcatcaaaaaggcctgatttgatgataaagttataaaATCACATACCGTGAATCTATGAAACATCAACCCTGACACGGACCTAGACACGATACGGACACGGACACGTGGACATCTGTCAAATACATCAAACTCAATCCGGACATGAGCGTCAATGTCGTGTCGAACACTGAACACACAAAGAACTGAGACATCCGTGCTTCATAGCTGTGAATACATGTTCAAGGGAAAAGTCCAAACTTATATGGACAGACGAGTTGACATATAATTTATCAGTTTATTTGACATAATTTTCAAAGGTTGGTGTGGTGGAAGTGGAAAAGAGATGGACTTGATGGTattcaaattgaataaaaatacagGGAAGTGTCGTCTACGTACAAGGTATCAGCAAACTAATTGAGGTTAAATAACAAAATCCTTCTTAATATGACAGATTTTCTACGCTAACTTTCCTTAATCCAATTGGAGTAAGTAAATTAACAAATATCGTATCTATAACTATGTATGTATACATAGAGTCATGGTTGATGTCATATTTTAATGAGTCATTCCCTGAggggtctttctttctttaaggTCTCAGCATGTGCCTTTGAGTTAGAGCCAATTAAATTGTTCCCATTCCAATTCCCACAACGGTTCTTGGAGTTGGACCTCATTATTacttttatcattattattattattcacatCCCAATTTGTGCTACTTGATTCTCTAACTTCTAGCATCTGAGAGTGTGAGCCATGGAGTCCCTCGAAGTGTGAAATTTCAGAAGAACACAATCCATCCACTTTTGCACGTGATTCTGATCCATCTTTCTCTAATGGTCGTCGATCAAATGCTCGAAAGCTCCCCGATATGACATACACCCGACACAAGCTGAATTCCCATCTCAACTATACACCAAATTAAAGATTATGTTAATcagtaaatataaaaagttatgtgaaaagtaaaaattacTATGACACGAAGAATTtcctattaaaagaaaaaaaaatattatataatctaGAATAACTTTGTGTCTATGATTATGATCAGTTTTCATGAAATATGTTATGAGAAagagataataataaaactcaATAACATGTCACATAAAAATTGTACAGAATCATAGACAGACAAATGAAtactaatttcttttatttttatagacaTCACCGAAATATTTGAGATAATCATGTTAAACTAATAGAACTACTATGTCCGAGTACGATACTGAGTACTAACATATAACATATAATGGCCATATTGGTTCAaacataattatcattaatgaAAGATGCAtgtgatttagataaaaaaaaaaaaaacctgaggGGTGGATTGGTTAGGGATATGAATAGCTCTGTACTCATTCATCTTCCATTTGGTTTTTCTTCCCATAGGGGCCTTCCCTTTGTAGAACACCATGGATTTCTTCACTCCAATGACTTTGTTATCAGAAGAGTAAACATAGCCAGGAGAACCTGTTGCTTTCCAATACCCACAAGCTGTGGTTCTGCTGGGTCTCCCTCCCCTGGCTTCCCTCTCTTGACCGGGCGAAAAGAAAAACCATTGCTCCGTGTCTCCACGACAAAGCTCCCCAGCAAATGCTAAAACAACAACGAaagaaattaaactattttaccaaaaatgaagagagaatatgtaaatatttaattttatttgtagtaCTTGGAAGGTTCCAAGGCTCAACGCCATTGAAGTCAATAACTGGGATAACTCTGTCTATGGCTATGGCATTTCTTTGGCCTTCTAGCTTGTTGTGTAGGTAGAAGCCAACAAGCTCTTCTTCTGTTGGGAAGAAACGAAACCCAGGTGGATGATCTtccataataataatgtttgttATATGAAACTATTATATGGAACTAGGACTCGtagtatttatgtttttttttaatttacttttttgcaTTATTTGAATGAgctgaattaatatatatacacacacatgcaTGTTATGGATGCAAATTAAGGGCAAGTCAGAGACAAAAGAAGGGGTGGTGGGGCAGAGAGTTTCCCCGtgtaaatttagaaaaaaattgcgAAAGTTTGGATGGAAACATTTCACGCGGTTATGGGGACGAGAAAACGTCTATGCAATTCATGCTGGGCACGTTATGATGGCTACATGCCTACTTTAAccaataaattatcattttgaatCAGTCCTCCCCTATGCTAAACCATTATAAgataaagggaaaaagaaaaaacttagcTTTCTTTCTATGTTGTTGGTATAtgcaatcattaattttatgttaagtcagTGGCCGGGGTTTTGAGTATCCAATACCTAATCACTTCTGCTGAACAGAAGTCTAATTTTCCAGGGATATTTGTCAACATGCCAATGGAGGTTTCCTTGGCTGATCAACCAAGCAAGGCAATCTCACAAGTGGAACAAGTCAGATATCCCATGTTTTCTCTTCACcacaaaataatgatttttctttgttCTAATAACAAGTATTTTTCATTGTAGTGGTAGTTGCATACTCAAGACACTCAATCACAAGAATTTTGATTAAACTGAAATAATTTTCAGGTCagttaattcataaaataataacttcaTTAGTTTGtgtaataaaatagtattttgattgttttattGTGAAATTCTCGTAAGAGAACAATGTAATGTTGTTCACTTCTATTCCCTTTCCACTTGAATTTAAGACTatgattcatttgctttttgcagttttactttttaagtattaattacttttatattttatgagattttttaatgttttctctccagGCTTATATGTTTGTGCtcttaaatgattattttaaaatatttttaaacattgatctattattctttaattactaaatattaatatttcaatataaaaggttaaattagaatatgtcattttaaagcaaataagtttttaattagctTTTGTCTCTTAAAGTCAtccttacttttcttttatatataaaaagtatatatgGAATTCGTATaaataactatatatttatatatttatatcctGATTTCTttcatctattatatatatattttttaaataattttatttattttatatttataaatatttatttaaatataatatacccGTAAAATTCAGGGATGTGtctttaaggattaaaatatattatttatcttccTCCATTTTAATCCAGGGAgtataattatcatttaaattttaaacactaAGTACAAAATTATCGAGATGCATTTAGGACCTGGTTCCTTATTTGTTTGGTTTGCAAAGAAACTCGTTCTAAAAGACTTGTGTCTATTCATGGCATTAACAAATGCTAATAAatgtttattctatatttttaataattatattttttatttataggaattaaacacaatatcaaaaaatttataatatttatatatcttattttgTCAAATGAGTTAAACTCCCTTAACAATTATAATTCTTAATCAGAATAATATATAAGCTTAgattataagtaaaaaataatgataataaagaaacaaaagtaATAATTAAGCACAGATCGATGCATAATGGACATTTTGTCAGACATTCTTGGTCCATATGGTAAATAAAATGAGTATGAACTAATATTACCACCCATGTTTTTTTACACTATGCATATAAATATTACCTTAAAAATTTTAGtcatttaattttcatgtaatttattttggtAGAGTTATAACATGTGTCATGTGATCGATGTAAGTATGTCATATTCAGCATAACTTACTAGTAGtagaattattttaagattttatgttttttaaaagaaatattttatgtttttaatctttaaaaaatgattgttttaaattaatctCTCTTTAAATTAGTTTCACTTTTATTTGTTACATTAAGTTAAAATAGTGTGGTTTTAGTCTCTTAttgccttaaaaaaataaaagtatagacTTGAAGCCAAGGTCATGAATAATGAATAATTGTATGCTCACGTAAGGTGATGCAAGCCTGCACGTACTTCCAACGTCAATAAGGTACCATAGACCAATTCTTCAAATAATTTCAAGGACCTATCCTTTTATAACGGAATTAAGGCGTCGGTGGATAAGAATTTTCATTTCTACGTTTGATAtctgtttaaaaaaaagtttaaatttatttttttggtttttataattttaagatcgaacaattttggtttttaaatttttttactacacATTTAATCCCTAGCTTTTGAAAATCTAATAATTTTAGTTCATGATTAGTATGTCGTTAGtttgaaaaatatatgaaatataatCTAACAATTGAACACAATAATATATGGAGAtcaaaattttagttgttaGTATCATATTAGAATATGTGTTAGATTCTCATGTCATCAATCACGTCAATGTCATATAATTACTTGAATATAGTAACCTGAATCAAAATTGTTAACTTCTAAATTGAggattaaatttgtaataaaatttctttaaatacaaaaattgcacaatatcataaaactataaaaatcaaaatagatttaaacctttaaaaaataatattccctaaaaaaaatatttctcaagaatattttttagttaagttTCCCACAAAATTATTTACATGAGGAGGTGAGAATTTAACTTTCTcaagttaaataattatttttaatgcagTAAAAATATCGATAGCATTACTCTTATTagattatttaatatgttaaataattaatgaaaatataatttttattttccagAAAACTTATAGGCATTTGGTATAAGAATTTCGAACCTTGACTCATTTGATTATGGAACACAAAATATTACTGCTTATGTCTACCATTAATTAGGTTGCTTATGGAAagatcatattaaaaataatttaaggataaccataagaataaaatataagatgGCCTTATACATGTTACTCCAACTCCCCACCTCAAAACTCACCCTAATGAATTATTTTCACATCTCATCCAATtccatttacattttttttatgaaattccatTTACATGGAGAAGTTCTATTTTTATCTCCTAATTTGGCCTTGTAGGCTGTCAAAAACTAGAATAGACACTGTACTTTATATTTTggcctattttttctttaatttaggtACCGTCCTTGTAAAAAAGATGCTTcagtgtatttttattcttattataaatatatcaaaatgtaaccttattttaaatctttttaatataagttttttaatgcATATGCGCTATTAACTTTGACTAAAATTTAGATTATTTTGACTGAAATGTCAGACATTAGACTTTATAGTTTggccttattttattttaattatttgtcattgtagaaaaaaaaatgtttcacaacatttttgttagttataaatatactaaaatttgaCTATATTTTAGGTCTCTAGTATAAGTTtgactttaaatttttgttgccTCAACTATTAACTTTGATTAAAATTTGAGTTGTTTTTGACTGAAATGTTTGTGAAAAGACAGACATTGAACTTTATTGCTGAGTATAGTTCGTAGCTCTGCAAAAGATGCGGTGAGCTGATCCATCTTAGCTTTCATGTCTGCATTTGACTCCGTGATCTTCCTTGTCAACGACCGTTCCACTTGTGATGGGTTTGGATTCAGGGAGAATTTCCGAGAATTCCACAACCAGTAACAATGATATCAATCTCAGGAATGATATCCGTTGTCAAtggttatataataagaatgattatataataagaacaacagaaaaaagaaagagaaaaaagtataTTGTAATATCAAATTGCGGATATGCATTAAGGCTACTTGGCCTAGCTAAATAGTATGAGGTAGTTACAACAATATCGTGAAGAAAAGATTCTAAAAAACTTCTCCACTAACTATTGCCACATCAGCACCCTATTAAGCAATAAACCTGAAATCCAaggtatataataaaatagaaagatcAATGAAATCCCTAAAATACCCATGGCTGAAAACTTGACATGTGGCATTTTTGTTGGGTTTTTGGTAATTTTACCTTTCCAACTTTGGGTTTAGTTTTCTACCGCTGACTTGCTGTGTTGtttcttcttcaattttttgGTTTGTGAAAGAAGCATTGGTTTTTTCAGGTTCTTCTCCTTTGTTTTTTCGTTTCTTTTGCTGCATGCTTCGGTTCATGTTTTGTGGttccttgttgtgtcctcttaTTTCGTCTGTTTAGCGTTTTATAGCGAGTGTTTTTTCCGTTTCCGTTTGTTTTACAGTTTGGTTTGCTGCGGTGTTCTCTTTGGTTGCGGGGAGTCAAGGTAATAGCTTCCCACATAGGCATCAATTTTGGTTTGGTCTTTCTTTTGGTTGtaaatttttggaaaataaatccCTTGTTTTTTGTCAAACTTTTGAGTCCATTTCGGTTTGTTTTGTAGTTTGGTTTGCTACGGTGTTCTCTTTGGTTGTGGGGAGTGAAGGTAATAGCTTCTCAATAGGCATTAATTTTGGTTTGATCTTCCTTTTGGTTgtaaatttttggaaaatgaatCCCCTGTTTTCTGTCTAACTTTTGAGTCCATTTCGGTTTGTTTTGCAGTTTGGTTTGTTGCGGTGTTCTCTTTGGTTGCGGGGAGTGAAGGTAATGGTTTGGTCTTCCTTTTGGTTGTAaatttttggaaattaaatCTCCTGTTTCCTGTCGTTGAAACTTGTTTAGATGTTTTTTAGATGTTTGGGAAAGGATCGTCATTGTATCTCTTTTGTATTGGAGTTGGAAATCTAACCCTTTTTCCTTAAATTTTGCAATCTTAGATAGCATTTTACTCATGGTGATAGAGGgtacaaaagaattttaaattaaatagaaattgtaagagaaagagaaagccCATACCAAAGAAgcagaggaagagagagaaacacCAAAGATGGGTCTTTTCTTTAGTTGCTTCAGCGTAGACAAACACATGTGCAAGGAAGAAGAGAGATTGACCTCTGAAGAAGCACATGCCAAAGCTGCTGAAGCCGCACAGAAAAGGTTTTACCTTTATCCATTCCtcaattttcccttttttattaattcaatttcaTTAATATCCTCAATTCctgcaaaaaattaaaatttacggATTTGGGTTTTTATTTGTATACCCACATGGCCAGTGTAGGTGGTGATAACAAAgaaaaccatttttcttttAGGAAGCGTTAACTGTCATGCGGTTGCATTGTTGGTGAAATGGGTTGTAAGTTATGTGTTTGGTGAAATGTCTAaatgaagttttaatttttaatcttaaaaattcatGTGTGTGCTGGTTTTGGGATACCTCCCTGTTTATGATTTCTGAATTATCTATTGTAGAAAtgagtttatttgattttatagtATGCACCCAAAGGTGATCTTTACAAGAAATCACAAAAATGCCAATATTTCAGTTAAAGACGTGTAACTATTGTAAGTATATATCATACAACAACAttccttcttttcctctccCCATATGTTGTTGTTTGTGGATTACATTGTTGTTGTGGTCACTATCAACAATTTTTTCGTCATCTTCCATATTGTGAAAAGTTCCAAACAAATATAGTTGATGTGGTCTTGATTGTGGTCATGATTTGatatatgaaagaaaataaactattaaAGTTTTGATATCAAGACTAAAATTATGGTCAcagattgtttttaaaaatcctAATACACCCATTAAACAACTtcacttaatattaaataattttaaaatgaaatttaacataTTCCGATTGCTTTGAAGGTTTGTGGAGGGGATTCTACATGAAAATGGAGGACAAAACCTTTGTTTGTTGATCCAACTTGTGTGAGGTTTATACAGGTGTACCATTTCTTATGCGAATAATACGTTGTTATTGGTTGGCAGTGCTGCAATTTATATCATGTGATGATTGGGAAATTGAAAGATATATAATGACATGGGGACATGATTGCACCAACTGAGAAAAACAAAAGGAGATTTAGTATTTGGACTAGAATTGGTTGTGCCTGAATTTAATAATAACAACTATCCCCATTGTATGTGCGAAATTATGCAAAGTTATGATTCTATTTGACcaagaatataatataattttatatctacCCTCCATTGATTAGTCACCACTATGTCTTTGTTGCTTCTAAGACAAGTGCAAATTAGACAAGAGCTAGCTTTCggcatggagaaaaaaaaatacgagTTCCCCAATCCTGGTCACCACCATTTTCCTTTTCAACAAACCCAATTGGCCATTTTTTATATAGGTACAGTATGGACCATATGCTTCTAATTGGGCGATTAATTAGCAAAATgtgaagaattaattaaaaaggtaTAACATGATGGGACAAAACTACATATATGAATGTGAGCAAGCAAGGAACAAGATTAATTGGAGAATGATTTTCATCTCTTTATTATAGGGATATTAAACCAGAGAACCTTCTTATTGGTTCACAAGTGATCTCCTATACCCAGGCTGTTGTTTCTTATATGTTCATTTATTTGTTATCCTCACATTGTGCTCATTATTATGGGTTATTTCATTCACTTCTTGATTTTTGCAATTTGTGTATAGATTttcttttatgattattttcattttgttctctctaaatttttatatttttatttgtcaatTTAATATACATAACATGGAACATATTTTGATTTATGAGGTTTAAGATAATGATACAAAATTTTTGTTTGATGTGTAGATGCAGGAGATTTATAGATCTTATGATTACTTTTTGAAGAAggattatgtgataaaggagaAACATTTGTAAGTTGGTTCTGAATCTACTTCCTCACTTTGCTCCTAATGATCTTAATAGCGTGTTTgtgttaactttttaatttttgggacAAAACTTTGGTGTTGTTTCGCATATGCTTTTAGTATTGTTCTTTAATTCATGCTCAGCAATTGCAAGAGTCTCAAGATGCACGTCATAATATCATACATCCCCAATCTGAATTTCATTCTTCATTGATGGCTATGGGTAGCAGTCATACTCAATCACTATGAAGTCCTCAATTGTTTATAAAAATTGGTCTGATTCAATCAAACTgaaattgtttatatatatatatatatatttgtaaacaAATTTATGTCACTCATGTTTATATTATTCTTATATATTTGCCCTTGCTTAATCATTGCAATGGTATGTTTCAACTTCATTCTAATTTAATTCTACATCCTTTGTTTGACATAGggatttttattaattgtcatGACT encodes:
- the LOC100781321 gene encoding NAC domain-containing protein 90, with amino-acid sequence MEDHPPGFRFFPTEEELVGFYLHNKLEGQRNAIAIDRVIPVIDFNGVEPWNLPTFAGELCRGDTEQWFFFSPGQEREARGGRPSRTTACGYWKATGSPGYVYSSDNKVIGVKKSMVFYKGKAPMGRKTKWKMNEYRAIHIPNQSTPQLRWEFSLCRVYVISGSFRAFDRRPLEKDGSESRAKVDGLCSSEISHFEGLHGSHSQMLEVRESSSTNWDVNNNNNDKSNNEVQLQEPLWELEWEQFNWL